The following nucleotide sequence is from Nycticebus coucang isolate mNycCou1 chromosome 8, mNycCou1.pri, whole genome shotgun sequence.
ATATTCTTCTATCAGGAAAGAAACCTTATAACATTACAACATTTCTTACCTCAAAATCAACATCTCCAAAACAGCTGCACACAACACACGGACCAGAAATTTTTAGTACATCCtgtcttttctcattttgtaCTGTAAACTTTGGCAGACATGGGTGCCAGGTTTGAGTAACATAACCTACTGGTACACCAGGAGGGGCCTGGATTTCTATCTACAAAGGCAAAGGAATACATGTTAAGTTCAATAAAAGCATGAAAATCCTTGCTGAGCTACACTACCAAGTGCCCTGGACATTGCCCACAGACCTCCTGAAGGCAGCAAGGGCACAGACAGCTGGTACATCTCAGCGGTCTCTCTAGAGTGATGACTTCTCGACCCATATTATCAAGAATCCTCATGGTAAAAGGTCTAGATGGCCCACAGCAATTTCGGGTACAGCAATCAGTATCTTCCACCGCAAAGTAAACCCTCTGTCCAAGGCTGTTCTTAATTGCATATTTATTATTAGTTTCAAAACCTGTTAAGACTAaacatataaaagagaaaatcataatCACTTTCATGCTAAAACATATTGAACCTACACtattaaaatatctaaatatacCAGTTTTAGATGATACTTCAAGAAATGGTTTTTAGAGATGATCCAAGCAgagaaaaagggcggcgcctgtggctcaaggagtagggcgccggtcccgtatgccggaggtggtgggttcaaacccagccccagccaaaaaaaaaaaaaaaaaaaaaaaaaaaaaaccaagcagagaaaaaaaaaaaagcaaaggaaaaggaaaaagagagccTGTTAGCATAAGGAGAAATAAAGAGTCCTTATATGAGACATGACAAAGAAAAGAAGTCTTTTTCCCAACTTCACAGACCCCTGCCAGAGAGGGAGACATCTCTGCTGAGGGTTGGGTGATGCTACAGGTGGACATAGTGGTGTCAAGTGTACAGAGAAaatgtccacttacccagtgtagtTTTAATGTATTATTGAGGAGAATATCTGATGATTGTCATTTATGCTCTATGAGATTTTGTTTCCTAAGCTAtgcttgtttcttatttttttctctgtgtttgaaGGAAGGCAATGAGAGACCTTATTCTCAATGCCTATGTgtaaaaagggagaaagagaaaatggaaagtgaaTTATAATGTCATATTGGACACACCCTGGTTTAGCTCAGCAGTAGTTTTTCAGAAGTAGGAGATTGATATTAAAGAGTAGGAATAAATGCTTGACAACTAGGGCTTCCACTTACAAAATAAGGCTGGTGCAGtaactcatgcttataatcctagcagtctgggaggcggaggcaggcagattgcttgagcttaggagtttgagaccagcctgaccaaaagcaagacaccatctctactaaaaatagaaaaattagccgggcatcatggcaggcacctttagtcccagctaatcaggaggcttgTGGCAagggatcacttaagtccaggaggttggatgacgccatggtactctagccagggcaacagagtgagactctgtctatttaaaaaaaaaaaaaaaactctcataaAACAACCAGGCTGAGGGCAGCCTAAGTGAACTCTGTACCTTGCTTAGATAGGCTAATCTCTTTATGGAGGGAACAGAGGGATGATAAATGCTGACATCCATATGATGTTTTACTGACGTCTTCCCATATTGGAACCCTCTCCCTATTTAGAGCCAGAAAGAAGCCATAAATGATCCCACTTGCCCATAGCCCTCAGAAACTGGGGTCATAGATATCAAAGACCGGACCAAATGAgtgactgaaaaaaatatatatggagacAAAAATCACTGTATAATGTCGGTGTGGAAGGAATTTTAGTCATATACAAATGTCCTTCCAAGTACTATCACCATAAACTCCTTCAAATGTCTTTGGTGGGATCCAGAAGGCCCTGCACTCTACATTTGTAAGAAATATTTggtgagaaaaatattaaactgaTTTTGAGAGCGCCTATATCATCTGTTTGATTTTGAGAAACTTAATCTCAGAAATCtccagtttgtttatttataaacCAACATGGGTTtacataatttttacatttccttctagctacttaaaaatgaaagcaatcaatgtatacagttatgatttaataaaaaaataaaataaaataaataaaaatgaaagcaaataaaaCTTTTGTTTACATCTTTATTGTCTATAATGTTTTAAATTGAGGGAGATTATAAATGCCTATTATATGCTCAGATACTAAAGAACTGAAtactgtttatcttttttatattactcataatatgagaaaataatataGGCTCCCAATttggaagaggaagaaagcaagaaaattagaaagatcttttaaaaattaatgcagAATTAAAAACTAGTATTTggaacttattttatattttatgataaGACATGTATTTTACAAGTATTTATAAAGGTAAAAAAAGGTAAATGGTGAGCTGTGTAATGTAGATATTTAActgtataaattttatatatatcataaatgaaacattaaatttcagaatataaatTATCAAACAACAAAGAGCTCTCTTCCAGCATTAACTTTGTTTTAAAGAAACTAAACAGAATCATTTATTACGtacattataaataatttcaataataGGTGACAATCGCATATTTTAACCAAATCCATCATTCTTAAACAGCTCatgttctaatttcttttttttctttcttgctttatttttattgagacagactctcactttgtcaccctcagtagagtgctatggcatcatagcttacagcaacctcaagttcttgggcttaagcaattctcttgccttagcctccctagtagatgggactacaggcacccacaacaccaggctattttttgtttagcaggcctgggctgggttcaaacccaacagcccCAGAGCAGGTGGCCTGTGCCcaaaccactgacctacaggcgtCCAACCTCATGTTCTAATTTCTATCACTGGAGACAGATAAAGATAGAACAGATATATTCTAAGAACCAATAGGGTTTTCACTTAATCTTTTCTGTCTAGAAGAAAGACACTAAGGTTCATAAATCCACCCATGGTCTTATTCCCCTGGAGCTGTCCAGAAGCGTCCAGTGGCTTCTTAAGTTTATTCTTGCACTAGGTAGCACTGGACCCAGTGAAAGGACAGGTTTATTCAGGAGCAGCAGTGTTCTAGGAGGCCAAGCCTTCAGATTCACTGGTCAGCATCCTCCAACAGTCCAGTGCTTCTGCATCCTAGCGGGCAAACTACTGCCCGTGTAATCAAGGTTTCATGGTGTTCATCTAAACTCTCTAGAGAAACTGTAGGCATGAATGGTAAGTACCCAATACATTCCCATCCAAAATCAAAAAGATCTGTGTGGAACTGTGCTATTCTCAAGGCAATGACATTTGGGAAGAAAATAGCTGAAGTGGTAGAAGTCATTTCATGTGACAGAAACACTTACAGTGACATACAAAGAGAGCTAagaagaaaagttttgttttccttctaagtTAATGTCTATACATGTATCATGGGGACAGATCCCCAGCATTTCATGTCCCATTTTTGGAAAATTGCtaaaaatgtttgtaatttcATTAGGATGAAGAGAGAGGTTTGTAACAAACCAGATTTAACTGTCTCACATGAGTTAAATTGTTGTATTCATGGAGGCTGATGGTGTCTTTATGTTcataaacctcttcttctaatcTAAAGGCATAATGAATACAGTGAGTACATACCTTCTAAAATTTCAACTTGCTGATGAACCAGTAGCTGATTTATCtagtagagaaaagaaaagtaagggtTAAATGTATGTCATATGAAGGATTTTAAACCAATCACattaatattaatgttttatactttaaaagtataaataattatcaatatttaatgaactttttattactttttagtcTAAAGCTAAAGTTCCTGTTTTTAAtggctaaaaatatttattaaaggtctCACTATCAGTGTGGGAAAGTTTTAGGTCAAATAAAATTGACTCATACTGAAATACCtataaaaattggaaaactgATACAAATGGCCAGCAAGGTTATGAAgacatgctcaacatcactaatcatcaggcaaatgggtggcacctctggctcaaaggagtaaggcgccaatcccatatgccagaggtagcgggttcaaacccagccctggccaaaaaccgcaaaataaataaataaataaaaataaaaataaatacaaataaaatccaCCAGGAGGTATCATGTCACTcgtgtaatcatagcactctgggaggctgaggtgagtagactgcttgagctcaggagttccagaccagcccgagcaagggcgagacctgtctctaaaaatagctgggtgttgtggcaggcacctgtagtctcaactacttgaaaggctgaggcaagaggatctcttgaacccacaGAGAGAGGTTGAGGTAGCTGTAgagacgccaaggcactctatcaaggttgacaaagactctgtctcaaacaaaacagaacaaggaaaaaaacctaaaaatcgAACTATCATAtcatctagcaatcccactgctgaatATATATCCCAAGGAGAGGAAATCAGACTATCAAATAGCTACctgtactcccatgtttattgtagtACTATTCATAATAACCAGGATATTGAATCAACCTAAAGGTTCATCAGCagaaaaatggtttaaaaatccactttttattatacacacaatggaatattattcgaCCATAAAAAGAATGGCGTCATGCCGTTGGTAGCAACATCAATAAACCCGAAGGACATTATGTTAtgagaaattagccaggtataggccaggcgtggtggctcatgcctgtaatcatagtactctgggaggcctatgtgggtggattacctgagcaaataggttcaagaccagcctgagccagagcaagacctcatctctaaaaatagccaggcccgGTGGCGGGAACCCGtagtagccccagctacttggaggcaaaggcaaaaagagtttttctttctttctttttttttttttaatttttatttttacatatacatgtggtaattaggtttccatttttttgccttcacaaaattaaagacttaaaatttaataacaataacaatgtttaagttaaggactagaaacaaaaacctcttaaagaacaaacgaacataaattcagaaaaggaatttacattattattattattgcttaatatttcgatgtagcaattgtttGATTCATTTTCTGCAAAAGAGtttcttaagctcaagagtttgagtttgctgtgatgccatagcactctaccaagagcaacaaagtgagactctctctcaaaatttttttttattttttcagattgcAGGGTAATTTTTCAGCGCTAAGATTAAAGAGCCTAGGATTCAGAACCAAAGTTCCAGGATTAAAAAGCCAGCCTTCCTTCGGTTTTTGTTATATaacttctctggacctcagtttcctcttgtgAAAAGTGGAAATAATCCTGGCACGTATACATCACATTTTCTGTAAGAATTACACGAGTTAGTTTATGTATTATGCTTAGGACAAATACAAAAGAACtgtatttactaaatatttgcaATTGACAATTATCAGAGATCAAGTTCACAGAAAACACAATTtcctaaacatttgtattttgctttgAAAGAGAACCTAATATAAAAGAATCAAGAGTAATCTATAATCAGGAAATTTTGTTTTACCATTTCAAACTCtattgaattattcttttgttaatTTGGTTAAGTAAACTGGAGAACAGCTTTATTTTGTATGACAATTTATGTATTTGAAATTACCTGAGTTAAATATTCCAATCCAGGTGGACAGTTTAATGGAGGGGGTGGTGCTGGCATCCATTGTACCCCTGCAGGCCCAACTGGTTGATTATAGACTGGCTGATTTTGAACAGGAAAGCCTGGGGGCCCAGCAGGTGAGTAGTTAGTAGGCGGGACTGGGTAACCAGCATGAGGCCCAGGGTATCCAGGCTCCAGGAATCCAACAGGTCCTGGAGGTCCTCAAATAGGAACAGGTGAAATAATTTGTAAATGCACAGAAAAATATCATCAGTCCTTTTAGGATTACCCCAGCTGTCTACAAGCTGACTTCTCCTCTCAGAAATTCTGTATCTGTGAAGCTTAAGGATTGCTTTCATCCTCAGAGACTTTTCAATGACATAGCTGTAGTTTCCTCTTCACTTCTACTTTGAGAGTTGGTGGGCTATGAATAGAGTTGGCCCATAGCCTTAAATCTCACCATTAAAAACGTTGCTGGAACACAGGCTTTAATACCGGAGAAAATTAAACAACCATGATCTAAGGTCACCTATGTAAAGATTCTGAGCTGCCTTCATGGAAAAGACATGGCATGGGCTAGAAGGCCTAAAGTAAAGGCTTTGAACCAGTATTTTTAGGGCCAAATACCTGGAAAAAGTGATAATTCTAGAATTCTAACAAATGGCGTATCCTATGTTTGGAAGTGAGGGAGGTTTTGTTCTTTCCCTTCTCAAGGGATATTTGACAAAGTCTGGAGATGGTTTTATTTGTCAGGATTGTAGGTGGGGAGGACACTGGTAAAAACGGTAGAAGTCAGGAATGCTGCTTAACGACTTAAAATACCCAGAACATTCCCTTAAGAACAAAGAATTGTGCGGACCAAAATAGTATATTGTGGAGAAACCCTGATGTGGCGGTAAAAGCATGTCATTTCTTCTAGGACATTCTAGATATTTGTTTGGGTTAACAGTTTTCCTGGAGTTTTAGGTCAtgctctatttttttattctttcaaattctaaattttatttagacTTATCTAACCTAAATAAAATCACGATATTTAGGTTAGAGACTGAAATTTCACAATTTAGCATTCTCTACTCTGGAAGATACAATTTGAGAAAGAAGGCAGGCAAAGAGGAATGTGAGGCAGAGTTGCCAGGCAGAGATTCAGTAAGCACATATGCTTCATCTTCTCTCTGCACATGTAAGTACCAAGACGCTTTGTAAGATTATTTGTGTAGTCCACAGAGTAGCAATACCACAAAATgggaatataatttcttttttttttttgcagtttttggctggggctgagtttgaacccaccacctccggcatatggggctggcaccccactcctttgagccacaggtgccaccccggaATATAATTTCAAAGGACTAAATTTCtcaatattttaacattaaaGGCCATATAAATTTTTTTACTTAGAATGGGCAATTTACAAAAGCTTGTAAATGGAACATACAATTAAACAAAGTTcacatacaattaaaaataaggcTTATATTggttcggtgcccgtagctcagtggttagggcgctagccacatacactgaggctggcgggtttgaacctggccagggccagctaaacaacaatgacaaccacaacaaaaaattagccaggtgttgtggcaggggcctgtagtccgagctacttgggaagttgagtcaagagaattgcttaaacccaagagtgggaggttgctgtgagctgtgatgtcacagcactctactgagggcgacatagtgagactctatctcaaaaataaaataaaataaggcttaTAAAGACAGATTAAACCtcatgatattattattattatttgagacagaatctcactctgtcatcctggatagagtgccatggcatcatcacagctcccagAAAACTCCAACTTTTGTGCttcagtgatcttcttgcctcagcctcccaagtagctggaactacaggcacccaccacaacacctggctgttttctacttttagtagagatggggtctcgctcttaggctggtcttgaacttgtgcgttcaagcaatccacctgccctgatCTTCtagagggttaggattacaggtgcgagccactgtgtCCCACCCAGTTTCCAATTTTAAgcaattctgttatttttctatgACTCTCACTGACCACAACACCAGCTACTACATGACTCAAAAAACCCAGGGATAAGTTTCCTGTGTTATTAAATacttataattttcaaaatagatagaagatcaataaaatattttatttatatctgtatTTTGGGGTTTATGGACAGCAGTTACTAAACATAATAAGCTCACTACTATTTTTATTagctttcttttacatttttactgtcctccataaataaaattttttttttcacagacaaCAGGTAGTctagtcaaattaaaaaaaaaaaaatcaaaaacagctAGGCTGCCAAAATTTTATTCATgtgcttttaagaaaaataagtacTAAGTAAAGATACAcatatccccacccccacctccataTCAATtggttaattttatcttttcttctttaatcaaGTATCTTACCTTGGAATGCTGCTGATGGATTCTGAGGGGGGTACCCAGGATGTGTTCCCAGATAAGGCCCATTCACTTCCATGTCTGCAAGTCAAGGACAGGTCAATAGACAACCGCTGTTATAGGAGCTAATTTGCAGTAGAGAATCTTgtttcaaattttctcttttagatAAAGTGAGATCGCTGAGTTACTGAAGCTGAATTCATAGTTTTCATATGTGCTAGATGAATGCTCAGTTGCATGCTTTGATTTTGCTGGTATTACAGAAAAGGTAGTTTCTAAATCACATATAGACTACGAAGAAGTGATAAAGGAAACAAGTTGTATGTGAGTAAGGGTAGGATTACGAGTGATTTAAAAGACATCTCTAATTATTGctccatacatttttaaaatatttgaagtaatgTATTACTTCCGCatttcagaatctttttagtACTTACCCTGGAAGTACACAAATAAGTGTGAACCATGCCAAATTTACAATATATGACAGATTTTGGCCTACAAACTCCATAATATTTAATTACAATAAACATTAAACGTTGTTGCCTGCTAATTAATTAGCGCTGCTTGTGTGACGTTGGTATGTGCACTAAGGATCCAGCCTCCCTGCTCTTCCTACTCCCGTCTCTAGTCATTCACTCATCCACCACAGCCGGCCTCTATTTACTGAGCCCCTGCGTCATCCTGGAGTTAAATTCTGGGGTTTCAGAGTCTTTGCATTCATACACCTTGTGGTCTAGCAGACACTACACTTACCTCCTCCTCTGTTTCCTTACGGGCTACTAACtgtaaattcatatattttttttttggccaggactgggcatatggggctagtgccctactcctttgagccacaggcaccgcccaaattcaaaatttttgtttctgtatcaTGGAGACATGGCATCAATATAGAGGGTACATTGGCTAAACTTCCAATCTGACAAATTTTCTGAGTGTGTCTCTATTATGAACTTTCAAAGGCCATTCACTCAGGAAGGCGGGATTGTGCGCCATCTCCCCTTCTCAGACTTCAACTGGCTTCGCAGTAACTTCAGCAGAATGCAATCCTTGGAGACTGTAAATTCAAGCAATCAATGCCCTCTTACTCAAATGAAGACTTTCCCCTGGACAGACACTGCAATATACCGCAAATTATCACAGACCTCTGAAATACGACAAGTTTTTCCATCGCAATTATTCTATTCCTCAGCTTCACGTGGTGGCCAAGCTCCCCAATTCTCTAGCTATGAAGGCTCTGCCTGTAGCCCACACTCCGAACTCAAGTTGGAAACAACAGTTTCAGACTCAGAACAGAACTCAAGTAAACACAGCCATTTTGACTTAAAGGTTTACTCTTAACCAATGGGACACATTTTGTCACCTCTCAACAGGCAGCATtgttaaaacaatagaaaatacatacacatatttaggAGCAGAGACAGTCAAAAAAATCAAGAGCTCATAATCTCTGAGATTTTGGTACAGAGCAGTGATCCAGTTTTAGGAATTACAGGAGgaatttatacaaagaaaataagtgaATGGGCAGGAGTTCAAGTATACTGAAGAGTATATGAATTAGAGGTTGATTTCTGCAGTTGCAGCTTATAAAAATCATAGAACTATCACATTGTCTTAAAGATATTTGATGTTTACATCTctatatatgcattttatttctatttatgcacatatatacatacacacatacaattaCATACATAGCATTCAAAACTGAAGAGGTCAAAGTTAACtatagggccaggcacagtggttcacgcctataatcctggcattctgggaagTCCagacaggtgcattgcctgagctcacaggtcaagactaacctgagccagagtgagaccttgtctctaaaaatggccacaCACtgtgggtgctgtagtcccagctacttgggagactgaggcaagagaatcacttgagcccaagagtttgaggttgctgtgagctatcacgccactgcactctactgagggcaacaaaatgagactctatctcaaaaaagaaaaaaaaggtaacgATGATCAAATGTCATAtttgaatgtttgtttttaaattgactagggcggtgcctgtggctcagtgagtagggcgccagccccatatgcctagggtggcggattcaaacccagccacggccaaactgcaacaaaaaaaaaatagctgggcgttgtggctggcgcctatagtccagccgctcgggaggctgaggcaagagaatggcgtaaacccaagagttagaggttgctgtgagccgtgtgacgccacggcactctacctgagagcggtacagtgagactctgtctctacaaaaaaataaataaataaattgactaaatgaatgtttttaaattgagTGTAAGCATCTCAATGCTTATAGCTAATAAAATAGCTTAATTcaatataaatttacattttaaaagccttgatttttataaataaaaagatcacAAAACTTCACATGGGAAAAGTAAGGGGTCCAGTTCTAAAGATTATCTAACTTGTCTAGATAGCTGCCATTGCAttgagagagaaatattttttgactatctcaaaaaaagataaaagggagaataaagaaaaacatttcattaaaccatatttttatattttgcctacgtagtgtttttctttttccaaatcttaaaatttttaaaagacagtcttTCATTATATGTTTGATAAATATCCATCTTATTTACAATTATAGAGAAAAAATTACCATAACAATTGGGATTTGTTTAAACCT
It contains:
- the LOC128592449 gene encoding phospholipid scramblase 1 isoform X6, with protein sequence MDKQNMEVNGPYLGTHPGYPPQNPSAAFQGFPVQNQPVYNQPVGPAGVQWMPAPPPPLNCPPGLEYLTQINQLLVHQQVEILEVLTGFETNNKYAIKNSLGQRVYFAVEDTDCCTRNCCGPSRPFTMRILDNMGREVITLERPLRCTSCLCPCCLQEIEIQAPPGVPVGYVTQTWHPCLPKFTVQNEKRQDVLKISGPCVVCSCFGDVDFEITSLDEQNVVGKISKQWSGLLKEAFTDADNFGIQFPLDLDVKMKAVMLGACLLIVSLSLQIYWKPGTTIRSVAVA
- the LOC128592449 gene encoding phospholipid scramblase 2 isoform X4 produces the protein MEVNGPYLGTHPGYPPQNPSAAFQGPPGPVGFLEPGYPGPHAGYPVPPTNYSPAGPPGFPVQNQPVYNQPVGPAGVQWMPAPPPPLNCPPGLEYLTQINQLLVHQQVEILEVLTGFETNNKYAIKNSLGQRVYFAVEDTDCCTRNCCGPSRPFTMRILDNMGREVITLERPLRCTSCLCPCCLQEIEIQAPPGVPVGYVTQTWHPCLPKFTVQNEKRQDVLKISGPCVVCSCFGDVDFEITSLDEQNVVGKISKQWSGLLKEAFTDADNFGIQFPLDLDVKMKAVMLGACLLIVSLSLQIYWKPGTTIRSVAVA
- the LOC128592449 gene encoding phospholipid scramblase 1 isoform X2; its protein translation is MDKQNMEVNGPYLGTHPGYPPQNPSAAFQGPPGPVGFLEPGYPGPHAGYPVPPTNYSPAGPPGFPVQNQPVYNQPVGPAGVQWMPAPPPPLNCPPGLEYLTQINQLLVHQQVEILEVLTGFETNNKYAIKNSLGQRVYFAVEDTDCCTRNCCGPSRPFTMRILDNMGREVITLERPLRCTSCLCPCCLQEIEIQAPPGVPVGYVTQTWHPCLPKFTVQNEKRQDVLKISGPCVVCSCFGDVDFEITSLDEQNVVGKISKQWSGLLKEAFTDADNFGIQFPLDLDVKMKAVMLGACLLIDFMFFESTGSQEQQSGVWQ
- the LOC128592449 gene encoding phospholipid scramblase 1 isoform X7 produces the protein MEVNGPYLGTHPGYPPQNPSAAFQGFPVQNQPVYNQPVGPAGVQWMPAPPPPLNCPPGLEYLTQINQLLVHQQVEILEVLTGFETNNKYAIKNSLGQRVYFAVEDTDCCTRNCCGPSRPFTMRILDNMGREVITLERPLRCTSCLCPCCLQEIEIQAPPGVPVGYVTQTWHPCLPKFTVQNEKRQDVLKISGPCVVCSCFGDVDFEITSLDEQNVVGKISKQWSGLLKEAFTDADNFGIQFPLDLDVKMKAVMLGACLLIVSLSLQIYWKPGTTIRSVAVA
- the LOC128592449 gene encoding phospholipid scramblase 2 isoform X3, with amino-acid sequence MDKQNMEVNGPYLGTHPGYPPQNPSAAFQGPVGFLEPGYPGPHAGYPVPPTNYSPAGPPGFPVQNQPVYNQPVGPAGVQWMPAPPPPLNCPPGLEYLTQINQLLVHQQVEILEVLTGFETNNKYAIKNSLGQRVYFAVEDTDCCTRNCCGPSRPFTMRILDNMGREVITLERPLRCTSCLCPCCLQEIEIQAPPGVPVGYVTQTWHPCLPKFTVQNEKRQDVLKISGPCVVCSCFGDVDFEITSLDEQNVVGKISKQWSGLLKEAFTDADNFGIQFPLDLDVKMKAVMLGACLLIVSLSLQIYWKPGTTIRSVAVA
- the LOC128592449 gene encoding phospholipid scramblase 2 isoform X1; this encodes MDKQNMEVNGPYLGTHPGYPPQNPSAAFQGPPGPVGFLEPGYPGPHAGYPVPPTNYSPAGPPGFPVQNQPVYNQPVGPAGVQWMPAPPPPLNCPPGLEYLTQINQLLVHQQVEILEVLTGFETNNKYAIKNSLGQRVYFAVEDTDCCTRNCCGPSRPFTMRILDNMGREVITLERPLRCTSCLCPCCLQEIEIQAPPGVPVGYVTQTWHPCLPKFTVQNEKRQDVLKISGPCVVCSCFGDVDFEITSLDEQNVVGKISKQWSGLLKEAFTDADNFGIQFPLDLDVKMKAVMLGACLLIVSLSLQIYWKPGTTIRSVAVA
- the LOC128592449 gene encoding phospholipid scramblase 1 isoform X5 is translated as MEVNGPYLGTHPGYPPQNPSAAFQGPVGFLEPGYPGPHAGYPVPPTNYSPAGPPGFPVQNQPVYNQPVGPAGVQWMPAPPPPLNCPPGLEYLTQINQLLVHQQVEILEVLTGFETNNKYAIKNSLGQRVYFAVEDTDCCTRNCCGPSRPFTMRILDNMGREVITLERPLRCTSCLCPCCLQEIEIQAPPGVPVGYVTQTWHPCLPKFTVQNEKRQDVLKISGPCVVCSCFGDVDFEITSLDEQNVVGKISKQWSGLLKEAFTDADNFGIQFPLDLDVKMKAVMLGACLLIVSLSLQIYWKPGTTIRSVAVA